A part of Escherichia marmotae genomic DNA contains:
- the flgB gene encoding flagellar basal body rod protein FlgB yields MLDKLDAALRFQQEALNLRAHRQEVLAANIANADTPGYQARDIDFASELKKVMLRGRDETSVVALTMTSTQHIPAQALTPPSAELQYRIPDQPSLDGNTVDMDRERTQFADNSLQYQMSLSALSGQIKGMMNVLQSGN; encoded by the coding sequence ATGCTCGATAAGCTCGACGCCGCCTTACGTTTTCAACAAGAGGCGCTCAATCTGCGCGCTCATCGTCAGGAAGTGCTGGCGGCAAACATCGCCAACGCCGATACCCCTGGTTATCAGGCGCGCGATATAGATTTTGCCAGTGAACTTAAAAAAGTAATGCTGCGTGGACGGGATGAAACCAGTGTGGTGGCCCTGACCATGACCTCAACGCAACACATTCCGGCGCAGGCGCTGACGCCTCCTTCCGCAGAACTGCAATACCGTATTCCGGATCAGCCTTCGCTGGACGGCAATACCGTCGATATGGATCGCGAACGCACCCAGTTTGCCGATAACAGCCTGCAATATCAGATGAGCCTTAGCGCGTTGAGTGGGCAAATCAAAGGCATGATGAACGTTTTACAGAGCGGAAATTAA
- the flgC gene encoding flagellar basal body rod protein FlgC: MALLNIFEIAGSALTAQSQRLNVAASNLANADSVTGPDGQPYRAKQVVFQVNAAPGTATGGVKVADVIESQAPDKLVYEPGNPLADAKGYVKMPNVDVVGEMVNTMSASRSYQANVEVLNTVKSMMLKTLTLGQ, translated from the coding sequence ATGGCACTGCTGAATATTTTTGAGATCGCCGGGTCGGCGTTAACTGCCCAGTCCCAGCGTCTGAACGTAGCGGCCAGTAATCTGGCGAATGCCGATAGCGTGACAGGGCCAGACGGACAACCTTATCGGGCAAAACAGGTGGTGTTTCAGGTGAACGCCGCGCCGGGAACCGCGACAGGTGGGGTGAAAGTGGCTGACGTGATTGAAAGCCAGGCGCCAGACAAACTGGTATATGAGCCGGGAAATCCACTGGCGGACGCGAAGGGTTACGTGAAAATGCCAAACGTGGATGTGGTTGGGGAGATGGTTAACACCATGTCGGCATCACGCAGTTATCAGGCCAACGTTGAAGTCCTCAACACGGTGAAAAGCATGATGCTGAAGACCCTCACGCTCGGTCAATAA
- the flgF gene encoding flagellar basal-body rod protein FlgF, which produces MDHAIYTAMGAASQTLNQQAVTASNLANASTPGFRAQINALRAVPVEGLSLPTRTLVTASTPGADMTPGKMDYTSRPLDVALQQDGWLAVQTADGSEGYTRNGSIQVDPTGQLTIQGHPVIGEAGPIAVPEGAEITIAADGTISALNSGDPANTVAPVGRLKLVKATGSEVQRGDDGIFRLTAESQATRGAELQADPTLRVMSGVLEGSNVNAVAAMSDMIASARRFEMQMKVISSVDDNAGRANQLLSMS; this is translated from the coding sequence ATGGATCACGCAATCTATACCGCGATGGGGGCCGCCAGCCAGACGCTGAATCAGCAAGCGGTAACTGCCAGTAATCTGGCGAATGCATCTACACCTGGTTTTCGCGCGCAGATAAACGCCTTACGTGCGGTGCCGGTAGAGGGACTTTCGCTGCCTACACGCACGCTGGTGACGGCATCTACGCCAGGGGCAGACATGACGCCCGGCAAGATGGATTACACCTCACGTCCGCTGGATGTTGCGTTACAGCAAGACGGCTGGCTGGCCGTGCAGACCGCTGACGGTAGCGAAGGATATACGCGTAATGGCAGCATTCAGGTTGATCCCACCGGGCAACTGACGATTCAGGGGCATCCGGTGATTGGTGAGGCGGGGCCGATTGCTGTGCCGGAAGGGGCGGAAATCACTATTGCTGCCGATGGTACTATCTCGGCGCTGAATTCTGGCGATCCGGCAAATACCGTCGCTCCAGTCGGGCGGCTGAAACTGGTGAAAGCTACGGGCAGTGAAGTGCAGCGCGGCGATGACGGCATTTTTCGTTTGACTGCTGAAAGTCAGGCCACACGTGGAGCGGAACTTCAGGCAGACCCGACGTTACGGGTGATGTCGGGCGTGCTGGAAGGCAGTAATGTCAATGCTGTTGCGGCGATGAGCGACATGATTGCCAGCGCGCGGCGTTTTGAAATGCAGATGAAGGTTATCAGCAGCGTTGATGATAACGCAGGCCGTGCCAATCAACTGCTTTCGATGAGTTAA
- the flgG gene encoding flagellar basal-body rod protein FlgG: MISSLWIAKTGLDAQQTNMDVIANNLANVSTNGLKRQRAVFEDLLYQTIRQPGAQSSEQTTLPSGLQIGTGVRPVATERLHSQGNLSQTNNSKDVAIKGQGFFQIMLPDGSSAYTRDGSFQVDQNGQLVTAGGFQVQPAITIPANALSITIGRDGVVSVTQQGQAAPVQVGQLNLTTFMNDTGLESIGENLYTETQSSGAPNESTPGLNGAGLLYQGYVETSNVNVAEELVNMIQVQRAYEINSKAVSTTDQMLQKLTQL; the protein is encoded by the coding sequence ATGATCAGTTCATTATGGATCGCCAAAACCGGCCTCGACGCCCAGCAAACCAATATGGACGTCATTGCCAACAACCTGGCAAACGTCAGTACCAACGGTTTAAAGCGTCAGCGGGCGGTGTTTGAAGATCTGCTTTATCAAACCATTCGCCAGCCTGGAGCGCAGTCTTCCGAACAAACCACCTTGCCGTCCGGGTTACAAATCGGTACTGGTGTGCGTCCGGTTGCCACTGAACGCCTACACAGTCAGGGCAACCTGTCGCAAACCAATAACAGCAAAGATGTGGCGATTAAAGGGCAGGGCTTTTTCCAGATCATGCTGCCGGATGGCTCATCGGCCTACACCCGCGACGGCTCTTTCCAGGTGGATCAGAACGGGCAGTTGGTGACGGCGGGTGGTTTTCAGGTACAGCCTGCGATCACCATTCCAGCGAATGCGTTAAGCATCACCATCGGTCGTGATGGCGTGGTCAGCGTAACCCAGCAAGGCCAGGCGGCTCCGGTTCAGGTTGGGCAGCTTAATCTCACTACCTTTATGAACGACACTGGGCTGGAGAGCATTGGCGAAAACCTCTACACCGAAACGCAATCCTCCGGCGCACCGAACGAAAGTACACCGGGTCTGAACGGTGCGGGGCTGCTGTATCAAGGGTATGTTGAAACATCTAACGTCAACGTGGCGGAAGAACTGGTCAACATGATTCAGGTACAACGTGCCTACGAAATCAACAGTAAAGCGGTATCTACCACCGATCAGATGCTGCAAAAACTGACGCAACTCTAA
- the flgD gene encoding flagellar hook assembly protein FlgD, protein MSIAVTTTDPTNTGVSTTSSSSLTGSNAADLQSSFLTLLVAQLKNQDPTNPMENNELTSQLAQISTVSGIEKLNTTLGSISGQIDNSQSLQASNLIGHGVMIPGTTILAGTGSEEGAVTTTTPFGVELQQAADKVTATITDKNGAVVRTIDIGELTAGVHSFTWDGTLTDGTTAPNGSYNVAISASNGGTQLVAQPLQFALVQGVIRGNNGNTLDLGTYGTTTLDEVRQII, encoded by the coding sequence ATGTCCATTGCGGTAACCACTACCGATCCGACAAACACTGGTGTCAGTACTACCAGCAGTAGTTCGCTCACTGGCAGTAACGCTGCAGATTTACAAAGCAGTTTTCTGACGTTGCTGGTGGCGCAACTGAAAAATCAGGATCCGACCAATCCGATGGAGAACAACGAGTTGACATCGCAACTGGCGCAAATCAGCACGGTTAGCGGGATTGAAAAACTCAATACTACACTCGGTTCGATTTCCGGACAGATAGACAACAGTCAGTCGCTACAGGCCAGTAACCTGATTGGTCATGGTGTGATGATCCCCGGCACGACCATTCTTGCCGGTACTGGCAGTGAAGAAGGGGCGGTAACCACGACCACGCCGTTTGGTGTTGAACTGCAACAGGCGGCAGACAAAGTCACCGCCACGATCACTGATAAAAATGGCGCGGTTGTACGCACGATTGATATCGGTGAACTGACCGCCGGAGTCCACAGTTTCACCTGGGACGGCACATTAACTGACGGCACAACCGCACCGAATGGTTCTTATAACGTGGCGATTAGCGCCAGTAACGGTGGTACGCAGTTAGTTGCGCAACCGCTGCAGTTTGCTCTGGTGCAGGGCGTGATCCGCGGTAACAACGGTAATACGCTGGATCTCGGCACTTACGGCACCACCACTCTCGACGAAGTACGGCAGATAATTTAA
- the flgM gene encoding flagellar biosynthesis anti-sigma factor FlgM yields the protein MSIDRTAPLKPISTVQPRETSDTPVANTRSTKTTAAASTSVTLSDAQAKLMQPGSSDINLERVEALKLAIRNGELKIDVGKIADALISEVQQDLLSK from the coding sequence ATGAGTATTGACCGCACCGCTCCCCTGAAGCCCATAAGCACCGTTCAGCCACGCGAAACCAGTGACACTCCGGTAGCCAATACCCGCTCGACAAAAACGACCGCCGCCGCCAGTACCAGTGTGACATTAAGCGATGCACAAGCAAAGCTGATGCAACCAGGCAGCAGTGATATCAATCTTGAGCGCGTAGAAGCGTTGAAACTGGCGATTCGTAACGGTGAACTAAAAATAGATGTCGGCAAAATTGCCGATGCACTGATCAGCGAAGTGCAACAAGACTTACTGAGTAAATAA